CAACCTCCTGTAACCTTCCAGACTCTGAATTTTCAACTCCATTATGTAGTAGAGGGACCCTGGTGGGGGGGAGTGGAGATGCGAGCCAACGCTGAGCGTCTTTCTCCCGTTGAGGCATTAGTGTCTCCATCAGACAATCGCTCGAGAGCTGAGCGTCTTGCAGATGGAGTTGCAGAATTTTCACCAGCGGGTCGGGGCGTGCCCTGTGGCGTGATGTTAGGTGAAGTAATCCGCTCACGTGGTGGGAGGGGAGATGGTGTGTGAGACACTTGAGATTGGACCGAGTTAGAGTGTCGTCCATTCTCCCGATCTCCTGAGACATGGCGCCAAACATTCTTAACTGGAGGATTTGCTGAGCGCATTCCACGGGATCTGAGAGAGACATCCGAGGTCTCTCTAATGGGTGGTAGTGTATCAGTAGGCTCTCTGGATCTTGTTATGTCTCTTTCTCTAATTTCGTTTGCAGAGAATGATCTATTCGAGAGTGATCTGTCAGGTAGGTGCTCTCTGCGACCATCGTAGTGATGATTGCGATTCTCAGGGCGCTCGTTATAATAGCCTTGGTTGCCCTGAGAGTGATCAGTTCTCCTATGATTCCTCGAATCCTCGTAGGGTGTGAACCTTGCTTGTTTGCGATTATCAGCTCTCCTTCTGTTTTCTTCGATACGTTCCAACGTACGTCTTTGGGAGATTCCCAAGTTCTGGTCTGAAGTATTTCGGTTGGTAGTCCTTGAGGGGCAGTCTTTGACTTCATGAGACAGAGAGAGACATGAGAAGCAGTGCTTGTCAAGCTTCTCATATTCGAGCTCAACTTGTTTAGTTTCACCCTCTAGGCTAATATCAAGGAACTTTTCAAGGGGTTTGAGGCCATTAATATGGACCCTAACCCTTCCTTTTACCACATCAGTAGCTTCAACCAGTCCTAGACCTTCGCCAATGGCTTCTGGAGCCTCCTTAGTCCAGTAGTGGAGGGGAATGCCATGAATGGTTATCCAAAAGGGGATGAAGGCTGGGAACTGGTCAGAGCAATGGGCTCCCAACGTTGGAGGATGAACATCCATCTTTTAAAGTGGTAAGGTGCTTGGGATAGAATGGCTTGTATTCTTGTTCCGACTCGAAGGTGAACTGGAACAGTAGGGGTCCAAGGTCTCTGCCCGTAAAGGAGCCTACAACTTGCCAATGTTGGAGAAAGAAGTCCACAAGGGCTCTGGTCTTCTGGATTGCAGGGTTAGTAACTCTCCCTATGAGGGTAAACTTGTGTTCATCAATGAGATTTGCTCGATTAATGGTCGGGATCTTAATCGGGGCTTTCTTCTCTTGTCGAGGGGAGGATGAGAGCCACTTTTCCTTTTCCATATGAGAGAAACGTCGAGCCATCGTTGTATGTGAAGAGTAAACTGATAAGGATCCTTAGTGAAAAGGTATTGTGGCGAGAGGGACTGTACTTCGACAGTAGACTTGTAGCAGCGAGAGCTTGGGGATGCGTTCGAAGAAGAACCTTAGTGGAAGGTAGTTGGAAGAGAACCAGACTGTACTCTGACAGTAAACCCCAGCGGCAGGGTAGGGAATTTCATACAGATCTAGTTGGGAACCATGACTGGTTCCATCAGGGGTCTGTTGTATCGGTTGAAGACTGTAGAAATCGAAAGTTTTTGAATTTCGGTTTCAGGGCGGTGGAAAACAAGGCAGGTGCAGCGGAAGCCAGATAGATAACGGTGGAAAACCAGGTGGTGGGAAAGGCAAACCAATGTGTATTAGTCTACTCTTCATAtcttcaaaattaatttatttaacattttgaaatatatttcaGTATATAGTTacaaatagaaaatagaaaatcaaaacttaaaatataatcaaaataaaatgaaatgtttaatatattatttatcacgaaatttaaatatttttaataaaataatcaaaataataatttatttgattatacaAAAGGAacttaaaaattcaaataatttaaaataaaaaatataaccaGCGTACAACGCGGGTAAGAATCTAGTGGTACATTAAATAAGACTTCGATTAGATAGTACACAAAACATCAATTGTTCTCATACTAATATATTTATCAGTGAGTTATTGCTCAATATGAGATTGTGTATATAAAATGAATTATAAATTTTCTAGTTGTATAACACATTCCTATCACCAAACATTCGAAGTATCTGTCTACATTCTACAACATATAATACACTCCTTTGTACTATATGTACATGTGTACGTAATACATACATGTCTAATCCAATCACTTATTGgctcaaaattttgaagaatattGAATTGCTTTATTATTGTTGATGACCAAGTCTATCACATGCAACGAAAGTACAAATAATcggtctttctttctttttcgtaAGATGCCACGCAAGTGGGGTTTCAAGCTTTAGTAAAATCTTACGTAATAACTACATATATACACTTCCGACTGTTatgcatattattattttttagttactTCGTATTTCGTTCCACAGTATATAGATGAATTTGAAGTATTTCCAATCTTTGAATGCCATTTACTATTTATGTTATACTGTGTTAGTTTTTTTGGTGGTAAACAAACTGTGTTAGTTAATCACACGATCCTAAACGGCGTATCAGATATGATCAAAAACTAAATGATATAAAAAGCAATCCTCTACTCGCGATATAAGAATTGAATCATGATGAAACCTATAGGGTGTAATATCATACAATAAATCATACATACGTATACATTTACTAGAGATATAAAATGACggaaattaaaaagataattgACTGCAAATAGAAAATGATAACATAGCGACTACTTTTCAACATTAAACTCTAGCCTatggttgttcaaaaaaaaaaagactctaGCCTATATAGTATACATTTCCGAgtctaatatatataacatatatatgtttgttttcaaaagtcaaaagtaaatataaacTTAGAATTAGATGCAGCTCATGCAAtcatattacaaaatattagagcatgattattgggggttcttagagtggatttcttaacggaatataagaacccgtctcttagcTTTCAACTAAAAaggctaagaaccggttcttaaataagagttttaagaactggtttttagctttttttagttaaaagttaagagacgggttcttatattccgctaagaacttcATCGTAAGAACCTTTCAATAATCATGTTCTTATATACATGTCCATCTTGTTTTCAACTTAGAATTTGTTCACGTTTATtgaattgatttttgttttaaatgatcATCCATAATGGAATTGAGAAGCATGTTTGACGTGAAATGGGCGCATcctaataaaaatcaagaatagAAAGGACGATAAAAAGAGTGAAAGGGTGACGGGCGCCCCGGGCGgctagagcatgattaatggggtTCTTAGGGTGGATTCTTAGCGaaatataagaaaccgtctcttaacttttaactaaaaaaactaagaaccggttcttaaaaattttttagttaaaagttaagagacagtTTATTATATTTCGTTAAGAACCCCATTAGTTATGTTCTTAGAAAACCATATCAGTTTATGGGGGTtatgattaaaaacattatagcaaaaataaacattttctttttaaattagtattgatattgaATCTCTAGATTCTGATATATGAGCACAGACAAAGGAGAAAAACATTAGTCTCCCCCTTCTGTGCCACCTATAAATTCTAACAATATCATCtcacaatatatatatcatgaaaATTTCAATCCATAAAGTCACTTTTTGATTCATTGTTATTTTAATCCCTTACTTTTTTGACATCTTCAATCACATGAAGGACAATCTCGGCCTCCAGGCTCCAGCTATTATATACTCTCTCTCCTTTTCATTTTCTACATTCACATATACTTTTCTCCATTACACACACTtcaatttatgtatatataacctCACACACGCACAATCACACACCATCATCCTCGTCCTCTTCAACATCAACATaattgagaaagagagaaagagatacaATAAGAATAAGATCAAGAGTCAAGAATCAATACGATGGGAAGGGCACCGTGTTGTGACAAAGCCAACGTGAAGAAAGGGCCTTGGTCTCCTGAGGAAGATGCCAAACTCAAAGATTACATCGAGAATAGTGGTACAGGAGGCAACTGGATCGCTTTGCCTCAGAAGATTGGTATAtacttaaaactatttttatttaaaattcgcACTAAATTTTCAAATGATTTGAGACGTTTTGTATAGTCTTATTGTAACTAGAGATTCAAATATTAACAGTAAGTTTTCAAATAATTTGAGACAATAACACATATTTTCTGTATATATGTGCTTATTGATATATAATTGTCTATGTATGTATACATGGTTTAGGTCTAAGGAGATGTGGGAAGAGTTGCAGACTAAGGTGGCTCAACTATTTGAGACCAAACATCAAACATGGTGGCTTCTCTGAGGAGGAAGACACCATCATTTGTAACCTTTATGTTACTATTGGTAGCAGGTACTATATACTTATATTGTATATCAAATGGTGAGTATTATCAAATTATGACTCTGGTCTTGAATATGTGTTCAATGAATTTCTTTAAGGTGGTCTATAATTGCTGCACAACTGCCGGGAAGAACGGACAACGATATCAAGAACTATTGGAACACGAGGCTAAAGAAGAAGCTTCTAAACAAACAAAGGACAGAGTTCCAAGAAGCTCGGATGAAGCAAGagatggtgatgatgaagagACAACAACAAGGACATGACCACATCAATGGTAGTACGGATCTTTATCTGAAAAACATGTTTGGATCATCACCATGGCCATTACTACAACAGCTTCCTCATCATCAAGTACCTCTTGTGATGATGGAACCAACAAGTTGTAACTACTACCAAACGTCACCCTCTTGTAACCTAGAACAAAAGCCACTTATCACTTTCAATAACATGGTCAAGATTGAAGAAGAACCGGAGAAAACAAACCCTGATCATCCTCAGCATCAAAATTCTATCACAAACCCTTTTGATGTCTCCGTCTCCCAGCTCTTGTTAGATCCTGATTACTACTTAGgatcaggaggaggaggagaaggggATTTTGCTATCATGAGTAGCAGCACAAATTCTCCATTACCAAACACAAGTGGTGATCAAAATGAACATCAGCAGCAAGAGATTCTTCAATGGTTTGGGAGTAGTAATCTTCAGACAGAAGCAAGCAGTGATATGTTCTTAAACAACATAGGGAATCTTGAGACCAACGAGGACACAAGATTCTACTCATCATTAGCCGGTGCTGGAGCGGCT
This genomic stretch from Brassica napus cultivar Da-Ae chromosome C9, Da-Ae, whole genome shotgun sequence harbors:
- the LOC106413272 gene encoding cyclin-dependent kinase 11A-like, yielding MDVHPPTLGAHCSDQFPAFIPFWITIHGIPLHYWTKEAPEAIGEGLGLVEATDVVKGRVRVHINGLKPLEKFLDISLEGETKQVELEYEKLDKHCFSCLSLSHEVKDCPSRTTNRNTSDQNLGISQRRTLERIEENRRRADNRKQARFTPYEDSRNHRRTDHSQGNQGYYNERPENRNHHYDGRREHLPDRSLSNRSFSANEIRERDITRSREPTDTLPPIRETSDVSLRSRGMRSANPPVKNVWRHVSGDRENGRHSNSVQSQVSHTPSPLPPRERITSPNITPQGTPRPAGENSATPSARRSALERLSDGDTNASTGERRSALARISTPPHQGPSTT
- the LOC106413853 gene encoding transcription factor RAX3-like, translating into MGRAPCCDKANVKKGPWSPEEDAKLKDYIENSGTGGNWIALPQKIGLRRCGKSCRLRWLNYLRPNIKHGGFSEEEDTIICNLYVTIGSRWSIIAAQLPGRTDNDIKNYWNTRLKKKLLNKQRTEFQEARMKQEMVMMKRQQQGHDHINGSTDLYLKNMFGSSPWPLLQQLPHHQVPLVMMEPTSCNYYQTSPSCNLEQKPLITFNNMVKIEEEPEKTNPDHPQHQNSITNPFDVSVSQLLLDPDYYLGSGGGGEGDFAIMSSSTNSPLPNTSGDQNEHQQQEILQWFGSSNLQTEASSDMFLNNIGNLETNEDTRFYSSLAGAGAAPAGGTTSTSADQSTISWEDITSLVNSEDASYFNGPN